The genomic stretch GCCAGCTTGGTCAGGCTGTTTTTCATGCAGTCGATGGCGTCGTTGTCGTTGCGAATCAAATGCAGGTGGCTCAAACATTCCTCTGACTTGGCCAGCAGCATTTCTGCCTCCAGGAGGAACTCGGGAAGTGCAGCTTGCCACTCTTTACCGTCGTTCATCATGAAAGTCTCCACAACACACGGTCAGATAGTGAGATGTTGTACTGGCGCAATAGCTGCAAACTAGCGCCGAAATATGACCGGAATCTGTAGTTCGTTTCTGATTTTTTAGTAGTACTTTTACTTGAATGACGGGTGTCGTGACTGCTGGTGCTGCTTGCAGTAGAAACATCCAGAGGCATTCGCATCACTTCGATTGCCCAGGTGTTAATGCCTGGAAGGCCCTTGGGCCGTGGGCTTGCGATAGCAAACAAAAGCCTGACTCCATTCATGCAATGAGAATGGCGTCACATTAATGGCTATTGGATATCGCGAATATCAGGTTGGACCCGATTGTGACTAGGGGAATCCCTTACAGCGTTGAACCTCGTGGTGTTTCGAGGGTCGCGCATGGCTGACTGCCAGGAGCTGAAGTGACTTCAGTAAAGCATGATGTCAGTGTGACATCAATGCATTTGCGTGGCATTTTAGTGAGGGTCAAGGTCTGAGGCTGTCTGCCGATAACCTTCTTTGTAGGCAGCAAATCTTTCAGCACACCCCAGGAGTCTTCAATGGCTGGCATTCTCGACACGGTAGATCAACGCACACAACTGGTGGGTGAGAATCGCCTGGAGATCCTCATGTTTCGCCTGGCTGGGCGCCAGTTGTTCGCGATCAACGTGTTCAAGGTGCAGGAAGTCCTGCAACTGCCCAAGCTGACCTTGATGCCCCAGCGCCACCCGTTTGTCTGCGGCGTGGTCAACCTGCGCGGCCAGACCTTGCCGGTGATCGACCTGTCCCAGGCCATCGGCATGCGCCCGTTGGTGCCAGGGCCCAGCAGCACCATCATCGTTACCGAGTACAACCGTTCGGTACAGGCCTTCCTGGTGGGCGGCGTCGACCGCATCGTCAACATGACCTGGGAGTCGATCCTGCCGCCGCCTGCCAGCGCCGGCCGCCAACACTACCTCACGGCGATCAGCAAAGTGGATGAGCAGTTGGTCGAGATCATCGATGTGGAAAAAGTCCTCGCCGAGATCGTGCCCTACAACGCCAAGGTTTCCCGGGAAAAACTCGAGGACCCGGTACTCGAACGCGCCCGTGGCCGCGAAGTGCTGTTGGTGGATGACTCCAATGTGGCCCTGTCGCAGTTGCGCGACACCCTGGGGCAACTGGGAGTGAAGATGCATATCGCCAGTGACGGCCTCAAGGCCTTGAACATGCTCAAGGCGTGGGCGGACAGTGGCCAGGTGATGACCGACAAACTGCTGATGATCTTCACCGACGCTGAAATGCCCGAGATGGATGGCTACCGCCTGACCACCGAGATCCGTAACGACCCGCGCCTGCGCGGTCTCTATGTGGTGCTGCACACCTCATTGTCCGGCAGCTTCAACGACTCGATGGTGAAGAAGGTCGGTTGCGACAACTTCCTCTCCAAGTTCCAGCCCGACAAACTGGTGGACGTGGTGCGACAGCGCCTGATGCTGGACGAAATTCCTGCCTGATCCCTCGCCCTTGTAGGAGCCGGCAAGCCGGCGCCTACAGGTGACGGCGCCTCGAATGCATGGGGATATTTTGATTCTGGCGGCATGCTCGTATAGGGTGACGTTTTTGCTCACAGGAACCCAGGCTTATGCTTCGTCTCAGCGCGTTGTATCGGTACCCCTTGAAGTCGGGCAAGGCGCAGACCTTGGCGAATATTGGCCTGGACAAACTGGGGGTGGAGGGGGATCGACGCTGGATGTTGGTGGACGAAGCCAGCGGGCGTTTCCTGACTCAGCGCGCAGTGGCGCAGATGAGCCAGCTATCGGCCCTCTGGAATAGCGCCGGTGGCCTGACCTTGAACGGTGCAGGCCTGCCCACCCTGGATGTGGCGTTGCCCGGTGCGGATGCCGAGCTGCGGGGTGTCACCATCTGGCGCGATACCTTGCGGGTACCGGACGCTGGGGATGAGGCCGCCGACTGGGTCAGCCGGTTCATCGGCAAACCCACCCGCCTGGTACAGGTGCCCCTGGAACGGGCGCGCACCACGGCGGCCGGTTACGGCAAGGATGATGATCAGGTCGCGTTCGCTGACGGTTTTCCGCTGTTGCTGATCGGCCAGGCCTCCCTCGACGACCTGTCCCAGCGTATTGGCCGGCCTATGGAAATGCTGCGCTTTCGCCCTAATCTGGTGATCGAAGGCAGCGAGGCCTTTGCCGAGGATGGCTGGAAGCGCCTGCGCATTGGTGACGTGGAGTTGCGGGTGGTCAAGTCCTGTTCGCGTTGCATCCTTACCACCATCGACCCGGCGACCGGAGAGCGCAGTGCCGACCGCCAGCCGCTGGCGACCCTGGAAACCTACCGCAAGGAGCCCGATGGCGTGATGTTCGGCCAGAACCTGGTCAATGACGGGGTTGGCCACCTGGAAGTCGGCATGCCGGTGACGATCCTCGAGTAACCCAGGCCCGATGAAAAATGCCCGTCTCTGGTGAGACGGGCATTTTTTTGTGCGTGGGGAAGGCTTAGCCGCGGTATTCGCACAGATAGGCAGTGTCCACGGCCACCTTGAGCTGGAACTTGCTGTCGGCGGGCACATTGAACTGGCTGCCGGCGGCGAAGGTTTCCCAGCTGTCGCTGCCTGGCAGCTTGACGGTCAGCGCGCCCGAGACCACGTGCATGATTTCACGCTGGGCCGTGCCGAATTCGTATTCACCCGGGGCCATGACGCCGATGGTCGCCGGGCCTTCAGTGGTACCGAAGGCGATCGACTTGACGGTGCCGTCGAAGTACTCATTGACTTTGAACATGGGTGAATCCTCGAAAAAGGGGCAAGAAAGGCCGGCCAGTATGCCTTCTACACGGGCAAAATCAACGGCAGCAAACGCGCTGTATTGCGCGCATCTTCCAGTGCCCGGTGTTGCTGGCCGTTGAACTGCATGCCCGCCAGTTGCAACGCGCCATTGAGTCCCAGCGGCTTGTCCAGGCGCCGAGCCTTGGCGAAGCGTTGCTTGAGGTTCACATGGGGTGTCTGGCCAAGCACGCTGGCCAGGCCATGGCGCTGCCACTCCAGCTCCAGTTGCTGGCGATCGTAGTCGCCCCAACTGGCCCAGCCTTCCAGGCGCGGGTGATGCTGGCCCAGCCAGCGTTCGAACAGCGGCCAGACCTCGGTCAAGGGCGCCGCGCTGTCGATATTGGCCTGGTTGATATGCGTCAACTGGCGGCAGAACGGTGTCAACAACGGGCGGCGCAAGGGCCGCACGAAGCGCTGGAAGTGGTCCAGCTCACGGCCCTGGCGGTTGACCAGGCTCACGCCGACTTCGATGATCTCCATCTCCGACACGGGCCAGCCGCCTTCATCCGTTGTGGCTTCAAGATCAATAATCAGCCAATGAGGCATCGCAGGTTCCCGTACTCATCCCTTCCTGATGGGGATAGAGCGTAGCCAAGCCTGGTAGTTCCGCCCGGGGCTACTCGATCTGCAGCAATACCTGGCGATTGCGCACTTGATCGCCTGCTGTGACCTGAATGGCCTTGACCACTCCGTCGATACCCGCCGTGAGCGGGTGCTCCATTTTCATCGCTTCAAGCACCAGCAGCAGTTGGCCCTTGGTCACCACATCCCCTTCGGCCACCTGCACCAGGGTGATGGCACCGTCCATCGGCGCCTTGACCGTGCCGTTGCTGGCTGGTGTTTCACGGCTGGCCACGGTTTGCGTTTGATTGCACACGCGCAGGCTGTGACCGGCGTGCGACAGCCAGAGCTGGATGCCCTGCAGGTGATAGGCAAGCCGTTGCCGAATGCCGTTGATGACCAGGCTGGCCCAGCCTCCATCACTGTCGAGGAGGTGAATATCGATGTTGCCGACGTGCAAATGGTCGTCCGCCAATAGCTGGACGCTGACCTCATGAAGGTGCTCATCGATACCCAGGCGATAGGTCCAGGGCACGCTGGCATTGTTGCGCCAGCCTGCCAGGGCGGGGCGATGCACTGCCGCGCTGTGCCGATAGAACAGTGCGGCGGCCACTGCCAGTTGTTCGTCGCTGATGACGGGGCGGGCAATTTCACTGAAGTGTTCGGCGATAAAACCGGTGCTGAAATCCGCCGCGACAAACTGCGGGTGCCCAAGCAAGTCCACCAGTAACCGTTGATTGCTGGGAATCCCCAGCAGCACACAGTCCTGCACCGCACGCAGCAGTTTGCGTCGCGCCTCTTCGCGGGTGGCACCCTGGGCGATGATCTTGCCCAGCATCGGGTCATAGAACGGGCTGATGCTCTGGGGGGCCTGCAAGTCATGGTCGACCCTGACGCCGGCAGCCGGCTCCCAGCGCAGCACTTCGCCGGTTTGTGGCAAGAAACCCCGGGCCGGGTCTTCGGCGTACAGGCGCACCTCCATGGCATGCCCGGTCAACGTCACCTGGTCCTGACGCAACGGCAGGGGCTGGCCGGCGGCGATTTGCAGTTGCCAGTCCACCAGGTCCAGGCCGGTGATCAGTTCGGTGACCGGGTGCTCCACCTGCAGGCGGGTGTTCATTTCGAGAAAGTAGAACCGTCCGTTCGGCTCCAGCAGGAACTCCACGGTACCGGCGCCGACGTACTCCACTGCGCGTCCGGCCTTGAGTGCCGCCTCGCCCATGGCCTGGCGCAGTTCGGCGGTCATGGTCGGGCAGGGCGCTTCTTCGATGACCTTCTGATGGCGACGCTGTATCGAGCAATCACGTTCGCCCAGGTAGATCAGGTTGCCGTGGGCATCACCGAACAGTTGGATTTCCACATGGCGTGGCGCGATCAACGCCTGCTCCAGAATCAGTTCGTCGCTGCCAAAGGCATTCAGGGCTTCGGAGCGTGCGGTGTGCAGTTGTTCGAGCAGCTGCACAGGCGTGTGCACCAGGCGCATGCCACGTCCGCCGCCGCCGGCACTGGCCTTGATCATCAGCGGGTAACCGATACGCTCGGCCTCGCTTTGCAAGGTGGCGTCGTCCTGGGCGCTGCCCTGGTAGCCGGCAATGCACGGTACACCGGCTTCGAGCATGGCGATTTTCGACAGGCGCTTGCTGCCCATCAATTCAATGGCGTGGGCGCTGGGGCCGATAAAGACCAGGCCGGCGGCGATGCAGGCCTTGGCGAACACGGGGTTTTCCGAGAGAAAGCCGTAGCCTGGGTGGACCGCGTCGGCGCCGGTGAGGCGCGCAGCGTCGAGAATCGCCGGGATGTTCAGGTAGGACTGCTGCACCGGGGCAGGGCCGATGTTCACGGCTTCGTCGGCCATCTGTACATGCAGGGCGTCAGCGTCGGCCTCGCTATAGACCGCCACGGTGCGGTAGCCCAAGGCTTGGGCGGTGCGCTGGATCCGGCAGGCGATTTCGCCGCGGTTGGCGATCAGTATTTTATTGAAGCTGGGCATTGTGGGTCCCTGTCTGATTGGTTACGCAGCACTTGCACCCCTGCGGGGCTTGTGTAGGCGCTGGCTTGCCTGCGATTGCATCACTTCGGTATCCCTGACAGACCGAGGTGCCCGCATCGCAGGCAAGCCAGCTCCCACAGGGGATGGGGCGTTTTCAAGATCAAATTACCCATCTGGCCTTGCGCTTCTCGACAAACGCCTGCGTCCCTTCAGTCCCTTCGTCCCCGGTCACCGCTTCAGCAAACCAATCGGCAGCCTGATCCAGCAGCGGTTCCAACGGCTGATCCAGGCTCTGGAGCAGCAACGCCTTGGTCCGGGCATTGGCCTGCGGCGCACAGCGCAACACCTGCCCCAGCACCTCATCCAAGCGCTGCGCCAACCCTTGGGGGTCATGCTCGACAACATGCACCAGCCCCAGGCGTTGCGCCTCGAGCCCATCAAACCGCGCTGCGGTCAGCGCCAGGCGTCGGGCCTGGGTCAGGCCGATACGCCGCACCACAAACGGCGCGATTTGTGCCGGCAGCACGCCGAGGCTGGTTTCTGGCAAGCCGAACTGTGCCTGGTGGTCGGCAATCGCAAT from Pseudomonas fluorescens encodes the following:
- a CDS encoding chemotaxis protein CheV, with amino-acid sequence MAGILDTVDQRTQLVGENRLEILMFRLAGRQLFAINVFKVQEVLQLPKLTLMPQRHPFVCGVVNLRGQTLPVIDLSQAIGMRPLVPGPSSTIIVTEYNRSVQAFLVGGVDRIVNMTWESILPPPASAGRQHYLTAISKVDEQLVEIIDVEKVLAEIVPYNAKVSREKLEDPVLERARGREVLLVDDSNVALSQLRDTLGQLGVKMHIASDGLKALNMLKAWADSGQVMTDKLLMIFTDAEMPEMDGYRLTTEIRNDPRLRGLYVVLHTSLSGSFNDSMVKKVGCDNFLSKFQPDKLVDVVRQRLMLDEIPA
- a CDS encoding MOSC domain-containing protein, with the translated sequence MLRLSALYRYPLKSGKAQTLANIGLDKLGVEGDRRWMLVDEASGRFLTQRAVAQMSQLSALWNSAGGLTLNGAGLPTLDVALPGADAELRGVTIWRDTLRVPDAGDEAADWVSRFIGKPTRLVQVPLERARTTAAGYGKDDDQVAFADGFPLLLIGQASLDDLSQRIGRPMEMLRFRPNLVIEGSEAFAEDGWKRLRIGDVELRVVKSCSRCILTTIDPATGERSADRQPLATLETYRKEPDGVMFGQNLVNDGVGHLEVGMPVTILE
- a CDS encoding pyrimidine/purine nucleoside phosphorylase, translating into MFKVNEYFDGTVKSIAFGTTEGPATIGVMAPGEYEFGTAQREIMHVVSGALTVKLPGSDSWETFAAGSQFNVPADSKFQLKVAVDTAYLCEYRG
- a CDS encoding exonuclease domain-containing protein; translation: MPHWLIIDLEATTDEGGWPVSEMEIIEVGVSLVNRQGRELDHFQRFVRPLRRPLLTPFCRQLTHINQANIDSAAPLTEVWPLFERWLGQHHPRLEGWASWGDYDRQQLELEWQRHGLASVLGQTPHVNLKQRFAKARRLDKPLGLNGALQLAGMQFNGQQHRALEDARNTARLLPLILPV
- a CDS encoding acetyl/propionyl/methylcrotonyl-CoA carboxylase subunit alpha → MPSFNKILIANRGEIACRIQRTAQALGYRTVAVYSEADADALHVQMADEAVNIGPAPVQQSYLNIPAILDAARLTGADAVHPGYGFLSENPVFAKACIAAGLVFIGPSAHAIELMGSKRLSKIAMLEAGVPCIAGYQGSAQDDATLQSEAERIGYPLMIKASAGGGGRGMRLVHTPVQLLEQLHTARSEALNAFGSDELILEQALIAPRHVEIQLFGDAHGNLIYLGERDCSIQRRHQKVIEEAPCPTMTAELRQAMGEAALKAGRAVEYVGAGTVEFLLEPNGRFYFLEMNTRLQVEHPVTELITGLDLVDWQLQIAAGQPLPLRQDQVTLTGHAMEVRLYAEDPARGFLPQTGEVLRWEPAAGVRVDHDLQAPQSISPFYDPMLGKIIAQGATREEARRKLLRAVQDCVLLGIPSNQRLLVDLLGHPQFVAADFSTGFIAEHFSEIARPVISDEQLAVAAALFYRHSAAVHRPALAGWRNNASVPWTYRLGIDEHLHEVSVQLLADDHLHVGNIDIHLLDSDGGWASLVINGIRQRLAYHLQGIQLWLSHAGHSLRVCNQTQTVASRETPASNGTVKAPMDGAITLVQVAEGDVVTKGQLLLVLEAMKMEHPLTAGIDGVVKAIQVTAGDQVRNRQVLLQIE
- a CDS encoding enoyl-CoA hydratase/isomerase family protein, giving the protein MSTWETLLLEPHNGVLHITLNRPQSRNAMSLQMVSELRTVLTDVAHDEHMRALVISGAGGHFCAGGDVKDMNRAGSREGLRDLNRAFGALLQEVEALPQVVIVVLQGAVLGGGLGLACVSDIAIADHQAQFGLPETSLGVLPAQIAPFVVRRIGLTQARRLALTAARFDGLEAQRLGLVHVVEHDPQGLAQRLDEVLGQVLRCAPQANARTKALLLQSLDQPLEPLLDQAADWFAEAVTGDEGTEGTQAFVEKRKARWVI